Proteins from one Paenibacillus amylolyticus genomic window:
- a CDS encoding TetR/AcrR family transcriptional regulator, producing MNRTKAVEVAAQLFLRQGYSYVSMDEVVRVSGVSKSNIYYHFKNKEELLQAVVQYWIAQYESELYLLLSQRERGVEERIYSFMALLSAGIEGRNYEGSCPFVTLYMQTPDSAPQVKESISRFFHELRPMVEKLFQQGLDRGEFRKGIEPGPAALLFIAALEGSLILAGTARDVGIIEQSARTFCQMLR from the coding sequence GTGAACCGGACCAAGGCAGTTGAAGTGGCTGCACAATTATTTCTGCGTCAGGGGTACAGCTACGTCAGTATGGATGAGGTCGTGCGAGTGAGTGGGGTATCCAAGTCCAATATTTATTATCACTTTAAAAACAAGGAGGAATTGCTTCAGGCCGTGGTACAATACTGGATTGCCCAGTATGAATCGGAGTTGTACCTGCTGCTAAGCCAGCGGGAGCGAGGGGTGGAGGAACGTATCTACTCCTTTATGGCATTGCTGTCGGCAGGCATTGAGGGCCGGAATTACGAAGGAAGCTGCCCATTTGTCACGTTATATATGCAGACACCTGACAGTGCACCCCAAGTGAAGGAAAGCATATCCAGATTCTTTCATGAGCTTAGACCGATGGTGGAGAAGCTGTTTCAGCAAGGTTTGGATCGCGGAGAATTTCGCAAGGGAATTGAACCGGGACCGGCTGCGTTGTTATTTATTGCAGCATTGGAAGGTTCACTGATCCTTGCGGGAACTGCGCGTGATGTAGGGATTATAGAACAATCAGCACGTACGTTTTGTCAGATGCTTCGGTAA
- a CDS encoding YqcI/YcgG family protein, with translation MLLDNADVKRLDSQDWRKQEFEHFEKDMTGDSPRFPCIFGSMGLTRNELRFSFYDDVEDHSIEELAKALREYVEQARSFGNYTSMVTFFNIDKDLSIHEYQHTFWSILTRLHTIDLKEWPEFIPNEENDPMWEFCFHGEPIFVVCNTPAHEVRRSRHANTYMITFQPRWVFESIGLGTPKGDKSKDLVRSLLRQYDAIDPFPHLGIYGDPNNREWLQYFIPDTNEVSATAQCPFHHMRRNSMSSVQYIKGSDITLEEAVMQLLPVTGSVEVQRDTPFREHKSHTHPTDETLLIINGDITFFTEEGELHCTPGDRILLPANTVHSSKAGENGTLYIIALEFVEQPKEEVLA, from the coding sequence TTGTTGCTAGATAACGCTGATGTGAAGAGATTGGATAGTCAGGATTGGAGAAAGCAGGAATTTGAGCATTTTGAAAAGGATATGACCGGTGACAGCCCGCGGTTTCCCTGCATTTTCGGTTCCATGGGGCTTACCCGCAATGAGCTGCGGTTCTCCTTTTATGATGATGTAGAAGACCATTCCATAGAAGAACTTGCAAAGGCATTGAGAGAATATGTGGAACAGGCAAGGAGCTTTGGAAACTACACCTCCATGGTTACATTTTTTAATATTGATAAGGATCTATCCATCCATGAATATCAGCATACGTTTTGGTCCATCCTGACCCGGCTGCACACCATCGACTTGAAAGAATGGCCAGAATTCATACCGAATGAAGAGAATGATCCTATGTGGGAATTTTGCTTTCATGGGGAACCCATTTTTGTCGTTTGTAATACACCAGCACATGAGGTGAGAAGGAGCAGACATGCCAATACATACATGATTACCTTTCAACCACGATGGGTCTTTGAATCGATTGGCTTGGGAACACCAAAAGGAGATAAATCCAAGGATTTGGTGCGAAGCTTGCTACGGCAGTACGATGCCATTGATCCATTCCCGCATCTGGGGATCTATGGCGATCCGAATAATCGAGAATGGCTGCAATATTTTATTCCAGATACCAACGAAGTTTCTGCTACAGCGCAATGCCCATTTCATCATATGAGGAGGAATAGTATGAGTTCAGTTCAATATATCAAAGGGTCTGACATCACACTTGAAGAAGCTGTAATGCAGTTGCTGCCTGTAACCGGTTCGGTCGAGGTTCAAAGGGACACACCGTTCAGGGAGCACAAATCCCATACCCATCCTACAGACGAGACACTTTTGATTATCAATGGCGATATTACATTCTTCACAGAAGAAGGAGAACTGCATTGCACCCCAGGTGACCGCATTTTGCTTCCGGCTAATACGGTGCACTCCTCCAAAGCTGGAGAGAATGGAACGTTGTATATTATCGCTTTGGAGTTTGTGGAGCAGCCGAAAGAAGAGGTTCTGGCATGA
- a CDS encoding aminopeptidase, with the protein MSKQRVEISKNVLTECLGLRSGENLVVVADDMKRDLAESIYEAGKALGAESVLLTMEERSRSGEEPPAPIAEAMIRADVAVCVTRYSLTHTQARKQAAASGTRVATMPGITEDMFVNGAITAEYLQVKALTEKVTALLTAGRHVRIEKQGHRLSFSIENRNGVPSTGLYLNPGESGNLPSGEAYIAPVEGNGEGSILVDGSVAGIGALREPMLLTVKEGRLVSAEGPDGAELLETLGDGDGRFLGEFGIGTNNKARITGVVLEDEKVYGTIHVAFGSNNTFGGTIAAGVHIDAVVQKPDVYIDDKLIMRQGELVE; encoded by the coding sequence ATGAGCAAGCAACGTGTAGAAATCAGTAAAAATGTGCTAACCGAATGTCTCGGACTGCGCAGTGGAGAAAATCTGGTGGTTGTCGCAGACGACATGAAACGGGATTTGGCCGAGTCCATCTATGAGGCAGGAAAAGCACTGGGTGCGGAGTCGGTCCTGCTAACCATGGAGGAACGAAGCAGATCCGGAGAAGAGCCGCCTGCACCGATTGCAGAGGCCATGATTCGGGCCGATGTAGCGGTGTGTGTAACTCGATATTCATTAACGCATACCCAGGCACGCAAACAAGCCGCCGCATCAGGGACCCGAGTGGCAACGATGCCCGGAATAACAGAGGATATGTTTGTGAATGGCGCCATTACAGCTGAGTATTTGCAAGTAAAAGCGTTGACCGAGAAGGTAACGGCTCTATTAACTGCAGGTCGTCATGTGCGCATAGAGAAGCAGGGACATCGTCTTTCCTTTTCCATAGAGAATCGTAATGGTGTACCAAGTACAGGCCTGTATCTGAATCCTGGTGAATCAGGCAACTTGCCGTCAGGAGAAGCTTATATCGCTCCCGTAGAGGGCAATGGCGAAGGCAGTATTCTGGTAGATGGTTCTGTTGCCGGAATCGGGGCCCTCCGTGAACCGATGTTATTAACCGTCAAGGAAGGACGGTTGGTTTCAGCTGAAGGACCGGATGGGGCTGAGTTACTGGAAACGCTTGGTGATGGCGATGGTCGCTTTCTCGGTGAATTCGGCATTGGTACCAATAACAAGGCACGCATTACGGGTGTAGTGCTGGAGGATGAGAAGGTATACGGCACGATCCATGTCGCCTTTGGCAGCAATAACACATTCGGTGGAACGATTGCGGCGGGTGTACATATCGATGCTGTTGTGCAAAAACCGGATGTGTACATCGATGACAAGCTGATCATGCGTCAGGGTGAATTGGTGGAATAG
- a CDS encoding ATP-grasp domain-containing protein, with product MTRSSVGLLMRKGLSLHGDHIEALGRIFEEVHLWTSVSGFEQDPRFRSVQHIPKHENVEEMITQARQIGVPFFITWQETDIVLNARLNEGLGRQDIPLQAAEIARDKSRQRQFLKQEDVACPEFYAVNTLDEAVSAATSIGYPVIIKPTLAASSSHVALVHSLAELKRAFDSISQLAISQSGLYFDEEFPAIALIEEFLPGEEITLDGVVVNGRFYLGGVHNKLRMPGPYFEEDEYTLPFQGESNVEQELCEMAQQICTGLKLENGLFNVEARQNANDEYKVVEFSCRISGGHVYRNIRDVYGIDLVTAHAYGLQGEETLAAHFAKRTAPKCATCIKFVYRDGKVLSNASGEAADDVRYRAYYPVAAKGRVVQSAPNGFDITGLLSVRTQYEGPEDIESVKQAARSLEQKLDLQVAEVRQLQ from the coding sequence ATGACCCGTTCCTCCGTTGGTTTGCTCATGAGAAAAGGCTTATCCCTGCACGGGGATCATATTGAAGCTTTGGGAAGAATTTTCGAAGAGGTCCATTTATGGACCTCTGTTTCTGGATTTGAACAAGACCCGCGCTTTCGTTCTGTTCAGCATATTCCCAAGCATGAGAATGTGGAAGAAATGATCACGCAGGCAAGACAAATAGGCGTTCCGTTTTTCATTACCTGGCAGGAGACAGATATTGTACTGAATGCGAGATTAAATGAAGGGTTGGGAAGGCAGGATATTCCTCTCCAAGCGGCCGAAATTGCCAGAGACAAGTCCAGACAGCGTCAGTTCCTGAAGCAGGAGGACGTAGCCTGTCCAGAATTTTATGCTGTAAATACACTGGATGAAGCTGTCTCAGCGGCAACAAGCATAGGTTATCCGGTGATCATCAAACCCACACTGGCCGCATCCAGCAGCCATGTTGCGCTCGTTCACTCGCTTGCCGAATTGAAGAGGGCCTTCGATAGCATATCGCAACTTGCCATTTCGCAATCCGGGTTATATTTTGACGAGGAATTTCCTGCAATTGCGTTGATTGAAGAGTTCTTGCCCGGGGAAGAGATTACGCTGGATGGCGTAGTGGTGAATGGACGGTTTTATCTGGGAGGAGTACATAACAAGCTCAGAATGCCAGGTCCTTACTTTGAAGAGGACGAATATACGCTACCTTTTCAGGGAGAGTCGAATGTGGAACAAGAACTTTGCGAGATGGCTCAGCAAATATGCACAGGTCTGAAACTTGAAAATGGGCTGTTTAACGTTGAAGCCAGACAAAACGCAAACGATGAGTATAAAGTGGTGGAGTTCAGCTGTCGTATCAGTGGTGGGCATGTCTATCGCAATATTCGCGATGTGTACGGAATTGATCTGGTGACCGCCCATGCTTATGGTCTTCAGGGGGAGGAGACGCTGGCTGCCCATTTTGCGAAAAGAACGGCTCCCAAGTGTGCTACCTGTATCAAATTTGTATACCGTGATGGCAAGGTGTTGAGTAATGCCAGCGGTGAGGCCGCAGATGATGTGAGGTACCGGGCGTATTATCCCGTGGCAGCCAAAGGAAGAGTGGTCCAGTCTGCTCCGAACGGATTCGATATTACGGGGCTGCTGTCTGTGCGTACCCAATATGAGGGTCCCGAGGACATCGAATCTGTAAAACAAGCCGCAAGATCGCTGGAACAAAAGCTGGATTTGCAAGTTGCTGAGGTGAGACAGCTTCAATGA
- a CDS encoding ATP-grasp domain-containing protein produces the protein MKDIVFLCDKRINTKTGFLDALSKISDTTNILLVEQGYEQFAALPEGLFSAVFEVGDITRIDQVEEVFERILDEYDVERIIAPTENVVETGGYLRTRFGIQGIQKNQAETVRNKWIMKETLRQAGIHTSQTRIASNAVQIRKIVAGIGYPIIIKPISGWATIMTYKLSNQEELEQYISNSWNRESVLIEEFITGREFHIDSIVSEGELVFSSVSEYLFNCLEIVQNDRPSGTICYPANAQYEYVERMQSFNEEIIRTLGIRNSVFHAEVFLLPNGEICFGEIGARIGGIVIIPPMVLNSHQVNLFDAAIQTELGIYEAPASVNTGKYTGAVNFPSAVGKIESISSAEDFKSMEGLIDIRINYTSGQSISGGRDTMSRSGFAIVEGPDIEFVRKQLLELHDKFVLVHH, from the coding sequence ATGAAGGATATCGTCTTCCTGTGTGACAAGCGGATTAACACCAAAACCGGGTTTCTCGATGCCTTGTCCAAAATCTCGGATACAACCAACATTTTGCTGGTGGAACAGGGTTATGAACAATTTGCTGCATTGCCAGAAGGGCTGTTCAGTGCCGTGTTCGAAGTGGGTGATATTACTCGGATTGACCAGGTGGAAGAGGTTTTTGAGCGCATTCTGGATGAGTATGATGTGGAGCGCATCATTGCCCCGACTGAAAATGTGGTGGAGACAGGAGGATACCTCAGAACACGATTTGGTATTCAAGGTATTCAGAAGAATCAGGCTGAGACGGTACGTAACAAATGGATCATGAAGGAGACATTGCGGCAGGCGGGAATCCATACGTCACAGACACGTATTGCGTCCAATGCAGTTCAGATCAGAAAGATTGTCGCAGGCATTGGTTATCCCATCATTATCAAGCCGATTAGTGGGTGGGCGACGATCATGACGTACAAGCTCAGTAATCAAGAGGAACTTGAGCAGTATATCAGCAATTCCTGGAATCGGGAATCAGTGCTCATTGAGGAATTTATTACGGGCAGGGAGTTTCATATTGACTCCATCGTTTCCGAAGGGGAGCTTGTATTTTCCTCCGTCTCTGAATACTTGTTTAACTGTCTCGAGATTGTGCAAAATGATCGCCCTTCCGGTACGATCTGTTATCCCGCTAATGCACAATATGAATATGTAGAGCGGATGCAGTCATTCAATGAAGAGATCATACGGACGCTGGGAATACGTAACAGTGTGTTCCATGCAGAGGTATTCCTTCTGCCCAATGGGGAGATCTGTTTTGGAGAGATTGGAGCACGTATTGGAGGGATTGTCATCATTCCGCCAATGGTGTTGAATTCCCATCAGGTTAACCTGTTTGATGCAGCCATTCAAACCGAACTTGGAATCTATGAAGCTCCAGCCTCGGTTAATACAGGCAAGTACACCGGTGCGGTTAATTTTCCATCTGCTGTAGGCAAGATCGAAAGCATCTCATCCGCAGAAGATTTCAAATCAATGGAAGGACTCATTGATATTCGAATTAACTACACATCAGGCCAGTCCATTTCAGGTGGTCGAGATACGATGTCCAGATCCGGATTTGCCATTGTGGAAGGCCCGGATATTGAATTCGTTAGAAAACAACTTCTAGAATTACATGACAAGTTTGTCCTGGTTCACCATTAA
- a CDS encoding alpha/beta fold hydrolase, whose amino-acid sequence MNVHKIQVANANGENIEFKSTGENTVSKSTNNNQVSRSDMKPTVIFMTGSTGFIGKETVKQLAQGDDQLLLLVRSEQRARTVLKAYGVKDFDRITFITGDLSISGLGLAAADRERVVEADVIIHAGGTMDVTLERKVAEQIFMNGAREVAQIAQEIHHTRGLRHFIHVVGFMSPYGQRNEQGSYLQGGHVGDQESAYEEMKFHADLLIREHAEEHNYPLSVVNPSTVVGPRPTGETEQTGGIGLLIQAVQKGLMSVVPGGASYWLPLVENDVVAQTLVFLSGESAPAGGTYPLLARKEDSPNMKELLHLLAEQLDVPKPKGAVPLPWIQWIMKSGGTRISGVPAESVAFITNRSFPVEETEALFTRMGQSWPDIREQLPLVTADLDYRLRYTPLPENFKADYIRSRSGNMAMLGWEGEGEPWIIVHGLLQSADEMLPLGQQLREQTGNPVWLIDLAGFGRSPVHQGDEAFEGQVDALLKALGEFEGPVKLVGHSIGAAIAAAAQMRSSRTDIRLGLLQPVANNSNPNVLKWVSRLPRGVMRTLLRLRSEANWNQMFSAYSGAGDSSSTTHTIAKRIRSSLQSPRIAGANADLLRWIHSGKQGSVHSFSWMKEWADDHANHTLVVWGTEDQEYHYPRGMNSQVKRIDVPYGHYFPTFQYKETASILAEWAATWS is encoded by the coding sequence ATGAACGTACATAAGATCCAAGTAGCCAATGCCAATGGAGAAAATATAGAATTTAAATCAACTGGAGAAAATACAGTATCCAAATCAACGAACAACAATCAGGTGAGCAGATCTGATATGAAGCCGACCGTCATTTTCATGACAGGCAGCACCGGTTTTATCGGCAAAGAAACGGTCAAACAACTCGCGCAGGGAGACGATCAATTGCTCTTGTTGGTTCGATCGGAACAGCGCGCCAGAACGGTGCTGAAGGCTTACGGAGTGAAGGATTTTGACCGAATAACCTTTATTACAGGTGATCTGTCCATCTCGGGTCTTGGACTTGCCGCAGCAGATCGGGAGCGTGTTGTTGAAGCGGATGTGATCATTCATGCCGGAGGAACGATGGACGTTACCCTGGAACGCAAGGTAGCTGAACAGATATTCATGAACGGAGCCAGAGAAGTGGCCCAAATTGCACAAGAAATTCATCATACCCGCGGACTGAGACACTTTATCCACGTGGTTGGTTTCATGAGTCCCTATGGGCAGCGTAACGAGCAGGGGAGTTATCTTCAGGGCGGTCATGTTGGCGATCAGGAAAGTGCGTATGAAGAGATGAAATTTCATGCCGATTTACTTATTCGTGAACATGCGGAAGAGCACAACTATCCCTTATCTGTTGTGAATCCGAGCACCGTGGTTGGGCCGCGTCCCACCGGGGAAACAGAGCAAACGGGTGGGATTGGGCTGCTCATTCAGGCAGTTCAGAAAGGACTTATGTCGGTCGTACCGGGAGGGGCGTCCTACTGGTTACCCCTTGTTGAGAATGATGTTGTCGCACAGACACTTGTTTTCCTATCCGGGGAATCAGCTCCAGCCGGAGGAACCTATCCACTGTTGGCGCGGAAGGAAGACAGCCCTAATATGAAGGAACTGCTGCATCTTCTGGCAGAGCAACTGGATGTACCGAAGCCCAAAGGGGCTGTGCCCCTGCCGTGGATTCAATGGATCATGAAATCAGGTGGAACACGCATTAGTGGTGTTCCGGCAGAGTCGGTTGCTTTTATTACCAACAGATCATTCCCGGTCGAAGAGACCGAGGCACTGTTCACACGCATGGGGCAATCCTGGCCGGACATCCGGGAACAGCTTCCGCTGGTTACAGCCGATCTGGATTATCGCCTTCGTTATACGCCGCTGCCTGAGAATTTTAAGGCAGATTATATTCGGTCACGGAGCGGAAATATGGCTATGCTTGGTTGGGAGGGGGAGGGAGAACCTTGGATTATTGTACATGGTCTGCTCCAATCTGCTGATGAGATGTTACCTTTGGGACAACAGCTTAGGGAACAGACCGGGAATCCGGTATGGTTAATCGATCTCGCTGGATTCGGCCGTTCCCCTGTACATCAGGGAGATGAGGCATTCGAAGGTCAGGTGGATGCACTACTCAAGGCGCTTGGGGAGTTTGAAGGTCCCGTGAAGCTGGTGGGTCATTCAATAGGGGCTGCTATCGCAGCTGCGGCACAGATGCGTAGCAGCCGGACAGACATTCGGTTGGGTTTGCTTCAGCCAGTTGCCAACAATTCGAATCCGAATGTGCTAAAATGGGTTTCCCGTTTGCCAAGAGGTGTGATGCGGACTCTGCTTCGTCTCCGATCGGAGGCGAATTGGAATCAAATGTTCAGTGCATATAGCGGTGCAGGCGACAGCAGTTCTACGACCCATACGATCGCCAAAAGAATACGCTCCAGTCTTCAATCCCCTCGAATTGCGGGTGCGAATGCGGATTTGTTGCGGTGGATTCACTCCGGCAAGCAGGGAAGCGTCCATTCATTTTCCTGGATGAAAGAGTGGGCTGATGACCACGCTAACCATACTTTAGTTGTATGGGGCACGGAAGATCAGGAATATCACTATCCCCGGGGTATGAACTCACAGGTCAAACGCATCGATGTACCCTACGGACATTACTTTCCGACATTTCAGTATAAGGAAACAGCTTCAATTCTCGCTGAATGGGCCGCTACCTGGAGCTAA